One Arthrobacter sp. B3I4 genomic window, TGCCCCATGGCCGTTGCGATTTCCGGCAGGACTTCAAGGATGCGGTCAAACATGAATCAGTCCTTCCGATGGGATCGCGGCAGGCACCTCGGCGGGGACGGCCCGTGCGGAGCGCTCCAGCTGGATTTTGTCGGAGATCAGGTAGCGCCCGATTGAGGTTGCCGGGTGGAAACCCGGCCGTTCCAGTTCGATGAGGTCGAATTGCTCCACGACGCGGCCGTCTTCCATGACCGCCACGTTGTCAGCGATGGCTTTGATGACGTTCATTTCGTGGGTGACCACCACGATCGTGATGCCGAACTTGGCGTTAACGTCCGCCAGGTACTGAAGCACGGACGACGTCGTACGGGGGTCAACTGCCGACGTCGGCTCGTCGCAGAGCAGCACTTTCGGTTCCGTGGCGAGCGCCCGGGCGATGGCCACCCGCTGTTTCTGGCCGCCGGAGAGTTTCGCAGGATAACTTGCCGCCTTGTCGGCCAGGTCCACAATATCCAGGGTCTCGGCGGCCCGGCGGCGGCGTTCCGCCTTCCCGACGCCGGCGAATTTGAGGGACAGTTCGACGTTTTCCTGGGCCGTCAGGTTGTTGAGCAGGTTGAAGTGTTGAAAGATCATTCCGATGCCGTGCCGGCTGTTCCTCAGTTCCCTGTCGGAGAGGGACATCAGGTCCACCCCGTCCACGAGGACGCGTCCCGACGTCGGGCGTTCAAGCAGGTTGATGTTGCGCAGCAGCGTGGACTTGCCGGCGCCGGAGAATCCGATGATGCCCTGGATACTGCCCCGCTTGATCCGCAGGCTGACATCATCGACGGCGGTAAAGGTGGTTCCGGCCGACGTGAAAGAGGTGGTGACATTCTGGACTTGAATCACAGGTCCCCACCTGCTGTCCGGGCTGGTGTTGGGTTGATGCGTGGGTTCATGATTTCCTCCGGGGTTCACCCAAGGAAGGCCCTGTGGTCCGGCACCAGGGCAGCGCCAAGCTCGGGCTGTTGGTGCCTAGAACACGTGGTTCTCCATCGGTCCTGGCGGTAGCACCGTCCTCAAAGGAGGGGGTTGCTGCGGCGTCACAGAGCCAGATCTCTCAGCCGCTCGGGATGGTTACACCACGAATCTCGCACACGCCGCGGCGGCTTGCGAAGCGGTGCGTCACACGCCGTAAAGGGCGCGTCATACGCGCCCTCACACGGCAGCCCGGCGCGTGGGACGCGGGCCCGCCGCCAGCTGGCCGGCTGTCAGAGGCCGAGGCGCGGCGCTTCCTGCGCGGGGCACGCGTTCATAATGACGTCCAGGCCGGCTGCCTTCGCCCGGGCCGCGGCAGCTTCGTCGATGACGCCCAGCTGCAGCCAGACGGCCTTCGCGCCGACGGCGATCGCCTGGTCGATGACGTCCCCCACTTTCCGGGAGTTCACGAAGCAGTCCACGACGTCGAGTGGGTGCTTGGACGCCGGAATGTCCGCGAGGCTGGAGTAGCCGGTCTCGCCATGGACGTCATCCCCCGGAAGGTTGACCGGAATGATCTCCATCCCCAGCCGGTCCCGGACTAACAGCGCAACATCGTAGGCGGCCCGCCATTCATTGGTGCTCAGGCCCACTATGGCCCACCTGCCCTTGGTGCGCAGGAGCCGTTCGAGTACTGCGGGATCGTTGACATGGGTCATGCGCCAAGCCTACTTCCCGCCGCCAGCGGCAGCACGGCACGAATGCAGCCGGACGAGGCTGCCGAAGATTCGACTGACGCGGCAGACCAGCCAAACGCGTGTCCGAATATTACGCGGCTCATTTGGCCTAATTCGTCCTTTCGGTTTTAGTAGGTAGTGACCATCCCGAGCGGCCGAGAGACCTGGATCGATGAAGCCGCAGCAACCCCCTCCCTTGAGGACGGTGCTACTGCCAGGACCGATGGAGTAACTCTATGACTGCTGTCCTGTACCCGACCTCCCCCGCGGCACCCGCAGACGTCCCTGTCGGCTGGCCCAGTTCCCCGGCACTGCCCGTGTCCTTCCGCTCCCTGCGGCGCACCTTTGGGTCCGGACCCGCGGCGCACACCGTCCTGCGGGACATCAGCTTTGACGTCCGCGCCGGTGAAGTCCTCGCCATCCTCGGCCCATCCGGCTGCGGGAAGTCCACCTTGCTGCGGGCCGCTGCGGGCCTGGACGCCCCGAGCTCCGGCAGTGTCGAGATTGGCGGCGTCCCGGTGCAGGGCGTCGATTCCCGCTGCGCCTTCGCGTTCCAGGAGCCACGCCTGCTGCCGTGGCATACTTTGCAGGCAAATATCGCTATCGGCCTGCCCGCCGCCACCAGCGCCCGGGACGGCAAGGCCAAGGTGGCCCGGCTCCTTGAACTCGTGGGACTTCACGACTTCGCCAAGCACCGGCCGCGCGAAGTCTCCGGGGGCATGGCCCAGCGCGCCGCTCTGGCCCGCGCACTGGCCCGCAACCCCGGAGTCCTGCTGCTCGATGAGCCGTTCGGCGCCCTCGACGCCCTGACCAGGATCAAGATGCAGGACCTGCTGCTGGAGGTCCACCGGGCCGAGCCGACCACAGTTTTGCTCGTAACCCACGACGTCGACGAGGCACTGCAACTCGCCGACCGCATCATCGTCCTGGGCAGCGATCCCCAGTCCCCCGCCGGAGCCGGCGAATCAGAGGTGCCGTCAACGGACCCGGCAGTTGCTCCGGCGCCCGGCGCTGCAATTGTCCGCACCGTCGTCGTCCCCGGCGAACGCCCCCGCGACCGGGCCTCGGCCGAGCTGGCCCGAATGCGCGCCTCGCTCCTGGCCAGTCTCGGCGTCGACGGTCACTGACCGCCTGCACTGTCCGGGCCCGCCGCCCTTCCGGACCTTCCGGCCGCCCATTCCGGCCCGGCTCCCCTGCTCTTTCCCCGCACCGCTCGCACCCGTTCTCGAAGGAACCCCATGCCTTTCGCACGCAAAACCACCCGCCGTTCACTCCTCACCGCCGCTGCCGTCTCCGCCGCCCTGGCGCTCACCGGCTGCGTCGCCGGTGAAGGCTCAGGCGGCCAGCAGGCGGCCAATGCCGCCGCTGCCGGCAGCGGCACCCTGAACATCGACTTCGCCACCTACAACCCGCTAAGCCTGGTGATCAAGAAGAAGGGCTGGCTCGAAGCCGCCCTCAAGGACCAGGGCGTAAGCGTCAAATGGGTCCAGTCGGCCGGGTCCAACAAGGCCAACGAAGCCCTGCGCTCCGGCGCGGTCGACGTCGGCTCCACCGCCGGCTCGGCCGCCCTCCTGGCCAAGGCCAACGGCTCACCGATCAAGACCATCGACATCTACTCCCAGCCGGAGTGGGCCGCCCTGGTCACCAAGGCCGGCAGCGGCATCAGCACCGTGGCCGATCTCAAGGGGAAGTCCGTGGCGGCCACCAAGGGCACCGACCCGTACTTCTTCCTGCTGCAGTCCCTGTCTGAGGCCGGCCTGTCCGCCAAGGACGTCACCGTGCAGAACCTCCAGCACGCCGACGGCCGCGCAGCACTCGAGAACGGCTCCGTGGATGCCTGGTCCGGCCTCGATCCGATCATGGCCGGGGCGGAGCAAAAGGGCGCCAAGCTGTTCTACCGGAATCTTTCTTTCAACACCTACGGCTTCCTCAACGCCACGGAAGCCTTCCTCAAGGACAAGCCGAAGCAGGCCCAGGCCGTCGTCAACGCGTACGAGAAGGCCCGCGCCTGGGCCGTCGCCAACCCGGACGAGACCGCCCAGATCCTCGCGGATGCGGCCAGCCTGGACCCCGCCGTCGCGAAGACCGTGGTGCTGCAGCGCAGCAACCTCGACGTCGACCCGGCCCCGGGCGAGGCGCAGCGCAAGGTCTTGGCCAAGATCGGCCCGACCTTCGTGGAGACCGGAGACGTCGCGAGCCAGCAGCAGATCGACGACGCCGTCGCGTCCCTGCTCGATGACTCGCTGGTGAAGAAGGCGGACCCGTCCGCCATCAAGGACTCCTGATGACACAGCTCGGAACCCCTGGCCTTGCCAGTAACAGAGTTACGCACGGCCGCGCTGCAACCGCGCCCGCAACCCCGGCAGATGCCGCACGGCCAACCACCGCCCCCGCCTCGGCTGGCGATGGGTCCCCGGCGAACGGATGGTCGCCCAACGGGATCCTGACCAGCGGCTGGGCGCGGCTGCTGCTTGGACTGGTCATTCCGGCAGCGGTGCTGGCCGCCTGGCAGCTCTCCACCGCTGCCGGAATGTTCAGCGCGGTGCAGCTTCCTCCGCCGGCCATGGTGCTGGAGGCAGGCCTTGACCTGCTGCAGCGCGGACAGCTCGGCCAGCACGTCGCCATCTCCACCCAGCGCGTGCTGATCGGCTTCGCCGCCGGGGCGGCGCTGGGCCTGGTGCTCGGTTCGCTGGTGGGCCTGTCCCGGTTCGCCGATGCCCTGCTCGCCCCAACGATCGGCGCGCTCCGGGCGGTACCCTCCCTGGCGTGGGTTCCGTTGCTCATCCTCTGGATGAAAATCGGTGAGGACTCCAAGATCACCTTGATCCTGATCGGCGCGTTCTTCCCGGTCTTCACCACGGTCTCGCTGGCGCTGCGCCACGTGGACCGGAACCTGGTTGAGGCGGCCCGGGCCTTCGGGCTCAAGGGCGTGAGGCTGCTGACGACGGTGCAGCTGCCCGCCGTGGTGCCGGCGGTGTTCTCCGGGCTGCGGCTGGCCCTGGCGCAGGCGTGGCTGTTCCTGGTGGCGGCCGAGCTGATCGCCTCCTCGATGGGCCTCGGTTTCCTGCTCACCGACTCCCAAAACAACGGCCGAACGGACCGGCTCCTGCTGGCCATCGTGCTACTCGCGGTGATCGGCAAGGCCACCGACGCCCTGCTGGGGCTTGCCGAGAAATGGGCGGTGAAACGGTGGGCGTAACGCTGACTGAATCCCCCGTGCGGGTCCCGCTGACCGAGGACGAGCGGATCGCGTTCTGGGAAGCGGCCGCCCTGCGGCTGGACTGGGAAGAAGTACCGGGCGGATCGTCCAGCACCGGCAAGCCCTGGCACACGGCGCACCGGTTCATCCCGGCCGATGCGCAGGCCGGAGCCGGCCCGCAGATCAGCTGGTTCGACGGCGGACGGCTTAACGTCGCCTATAACTGCGTCGACCGCCATGTAGCGGCGGGACGCGGAGACAAGGTGGCCCTGTTTTTTGAGGGCGAGCCGGGCGACCGCCGGACCATCACCTACGTGGACCTGCAGCGCGAGGTCTCCAAGGCCGCCAACGCCCTGCTGGACCTGGGGATCGGCAAGGGCGACCGGGTGGTCATCTACCTGCCGGTGATTCCGGAAACGGTGATCATCACCCTGGCCGTGGCACGGATCGGGGCCATCCACTCCTTGGTTTTCGGCGGCTTCTCAGCCGAGGCGCTGAGGTTCCGCGTGGAGGATACCGGCGCCAAGCTGCTGGTCACGACCGACGGCCAGTTCCGCCGCGGCGTTGCCGTCTCGGTCAAGGAGAACGCGGACGCCGCCGTCGCCGGGGACAACGCGATCGAGCACGTCCTCGTGGTCAACCGCACGACCGCACCGGAGCAGCTGGACACCGTCCCGATGACCGCCGGCAGGGATCTCTGGTGGCACGACGCCGTCGCGCACGTCTCAGACGTGCACGAACCCGAGGCGTTCGACGCCGAGACACCGCTGTTCATCATGTACACCTCCGGGACCACCGGCAAGCCCAAGGGCCTGGTGCACACCTCCGGCGGCTACCTCACCCAGGCCTCCTGGAGCTTTGAACACCTCTTCAGCAACCCCGACCCCGCACTGCGGGACTCAGATGTCCACTGGTGTACGGCAGATCTGGCCTGGGTCACGGCACATACCTACGAGCTCTACGGTCCGCTGTCCAACGGCGCCACCCAGGTGATCTTCGAGGGCACCCCCAACACCCCGCATCCGGGCCGGCACTTCGAAGTCATCGAGCGTTACCGGGTCACGCAGTACTACACCGCGCCTACCCTGGTCCGTTCCCTAATGGGCTGGTTCCCGGACGGCGTCCCTGACACGTACGACCTGTCCTCGATCCGCCTGCTTGGCACGGTGGGAGAAGCCGTCAACCCGGAAGCGTGGCGTTGGTTCCGCAGCCACATCGGTGCCGGCACCGCGCCGGTGGTCGACACCTGGTGGCAGTCCGAAACCGGCGCCACGATCCTCTCCCCCGCCCCGACCGACACCGAGTTCAAGCCCGGCTGCGCCGCGCGGCCGCTGCCCGGCGTCGGCACCCGGGTCGTGGACGAGGCAGGCAACACGGTCCCGCCCGGCGTGCACGGCTTCATCGTGGTGGACGCCCCGGGCCCCGCGATCGCCCGCACGGTGTGGGGCAACCCACGCCGCTACTTCGACTCCTACTGGCGGCAGTACCAGGACCAGGGCTGGTTCCTCGCCGGCGACGGCGCCAAGTACGACGACGACGGCGACATCTGGATCCTCGGCCGGGTGGACGACACCCTCAACGTCTCCGGGCACCTGCTGTCCACCATCGAGATCGAGTCGGCCCTCGTGACCCACCCGGATGTCGTGGAGGCCGGCGTCTGCCCCGTCGCGGACCCCAAGACCGGCCACGCGATCGTCGCGTTCGTGGTTCTGCAGGGTGCGGCTGCGATTTCCTCGGTAGCCGCGCATCGCGCGAGCGAGGACATCGCCGCCGACCTCCGCGACCACGTCGCCAAGGCGATCGGGCCGATCGCCAAGCCACGCGACGTCGTCGTTGTGGCCGATGTGCCGAAGACCCGCAGCGGCAAGATCATGCGGCGGCTGCTGACCCAGCTGTTCGAGGGCACCGAGCTCGGCGACACCACGTCACTGCAGAACGAACCCTCGATCGCCGGCATCCAGCAGGTGCTGCGTGAGCGCCTGACACCTGAGAAATACCAGAAGTAAGGAATACCCATGACTGACATCAGCAGCGTCGCCCGCCTGTCCGAACCGCTCAAGTTCGCGTACTGGGTCCCCAACGTCTCCGGCGGTCTGGTGGTTTCCACCATCGAACAGCGCACCGGCTGGGACTTTGAGTACAACAAGAAGCTGGCCCGCATCGCGGAGAACTCCGGCTTCGAATACGCCCTCACCCAGACCCGCTACGCCGCTTCCTACGGCGCGGACAAGCAGCATGAAGCCACCTCCTTCAGCCTCGGCCTGCTGGCCGCGACCGAACGGCTCAAGGTGATCGCCGCCGTCCACCCGGGGATGTGGCACCCGGGGGTGCTGGCGAAGTACCTGATCACCGCGGACCACATCTCCAATGGCCGGGCCGCCGTGAATGTCGTGTCCGGCTGGCTCAAGGCGGAGTTCGAGAACTTCGGCCTCGAATGGCTTGAACACGACGAGCGCTACGTCCGGACCGAGGAGTTCATCCGGATACTGCGCGGGCTGCTAACGGAAAAGAACTTCAGCCAGTCCGGCAAGTACTACAACATCAACGATTTCACGCTGCAACCGGCCCCGGTGGACGTGCCCGGCCGGGCCCACCCGGAGATCTTCTTCGGCGGCAACTCCACTGCGGCGCAGGCCACGGCGGGCCGGGTTGCGGACTGGTACTTCTCCAACGGCAAGGACCTTGAGGGCTTCAAGGACAACATCGTCGGCGTGGTGGCCGCTGCGGGCGAGGCCCGGCGGGGGTCCGAAGGCGCGCTGGCGGCGCCGAAATTCGGCCTGAACGGGTTCGTCATCGCCCGGGATTCCGAGAAGGAAGCCCGCGACACCCTCCGGGAGATCGTCGCGAAGGCGCACAAGCCCGCCGTCGAGGGTTTCCGCGACGCGGTCCAGGAAGCCGGCGCGTCCACCAAGGACGGCAAGGGCATGTGGGCCGACTCCAGCTTCGAGGACCTGATCCAATACAACGACGGGTTCAAGACCCAGCTGATCGGCACCCCGGAGCAGATCGCGGAGCGGATCGTGGAGTACAAGAAGATCGGCGTGAACCTGCTCCTCACCTGCTACCTTCATTTTCAGGAGGAAGTCGCCGCCTTCGGCCAGGACGTCCTGCCGATCGTGCGCGAACTCGAGGCTGACCTCGCCCGCAAGCACGGCACGGAGCTTGTCCCCACCACCGGCACTCCGGCAACCAAGATTGAGGTAAACGCATAATGGCCGACCGTACCTTCGGGTTCCGCACCCGCGCCCTGCACGCCGGGGGCACCCCCGACGCCGAGCACGGCGCCCGTGCGGTGCCGATCTACCAGACCACGTCCTTCGTCTTCAAGGACACCCAGGACGCCGCCAGCCTCTTTGCCCTGCAGAAGTACGGCAACATTTACTCCCGGATCGGCAACCCCACGGTCGCCGCGTTCGAGGAACGGGTCGCGTCCCTTGACGGCGGCATCGGCGCTGTCGCGACGTCGTCGGGCATGGCCGCGGAGTTCATCACCTTCGCTGCGCTGACCCAGGCCGGTGACCACATTGTGGGCCTCCTCCCAGCTGTACGGCGGCACGGTCACCCAGCTGGACGTCACGCTGCGCCGCTTCGGCGTGGACACCACGTTCGTGCCGGGCACCGACCCGGCCGACTACGCCGCCGCGATCCGGGAGAATACCAAGGCGATCTTCGTCGAGGTCGTGGCCAACCCGTCGTCGGAGGTCCAGGACCTGGCGGGGCTGGCGCAGGCAGCGCACGACGCCGGCATCCCGCTCGTCGTCGACGCCACCCTGAGCACCCCCTACCTAGTGCGGCCGATCGAGCACGGCGCGGACATCGTCATCCACTCCGCCACGAAGTTCCTCGGCGGACACGGCACCACCCTGGGCGGCGTCATCGTCGAAAGCGGCCGGTTCAACTGGGGCAACGGCAAGTTCCCCACCATGACGGAGCCGGTGGCCTCCTACGGCAACGTCTCCTGGTGGGGAAACTTCGGCGAGTACGGCTTCCTCACCAAGCTGCGCTGCGAGCAGCTGCGTGACATCGGTCCCGCGCTCTCACCGCAGTCGGCGTTCCAGCTGCTGCAGGGGGTGGAGACCCTTCCGCAGCGCCTCGATGAACACCTCAAGAACGCGCAGGCCGTGGCCGAGTGGCTTGAAGCCGACGAGCGCATCGCCTACGTGAACTATTCCGGACTGCCCTCCCACCCGCACTTCGAGCGGGCACGCAAGTACCTGCCGCTGGGGCCGGGCTCGGTGTTCTCCTTCGGGGTGAAGGGCGGCCGCGCCGCGGGCCAGAAATTCATCGAATCCCTGCAGCTGGCCTCGCACCTGGCCAACGTCGGCGACTCCCGGACCCTGGTGATCCACCCCGGCTCCACCACCCACCAGCAGCTCAGCCCGGAGCAGCTCGAGTCCGCGGGCGTGCCGGAAGACCTGGTCCGGATCTCGGTGGGTCTGGAGGACATCGAGGACATCCTCTGGGACCTCGACCAAGCCCTCGACGCCGCCTCGGCCTTTGGGGCCGAGGGGTCCCCCGCAGCCGGTGCCGATGCATTCTCGGCCGACACCTGCACGATCGGAGCAAACGCATGAGCAGCGAAGAAACCCGCACCTGGACCGGACCGTCCGCGCCGGAGCGGCTGAATCTGCTGCGGCAGGCAAAATCCATCGCCATTGTGGGCGCGTCCGACAAGCCCTCACGGGCGAGCTACTTTGTGGCGACGTACCTGCAGTCCTCCACCCGCTACAAGCTGTACTTCGTAAACCCGGTAGTCAAGGAGATCCTGGGCCAGCCGACGTACGCCTCGCTCGCGGATCTGCCGGAGAGCCCGGACATCGTGGACGTCTTCCGCAAGCACGACGACCTGCCCGGAGTCCTCGACGAGGCCATCGCCGCCGGCGCCAAGACGCTCTGGCTGCAACTGGGCTCGTGGCACGAGGACGTGGCGAAGGAAGCCGAAGCCGCCGGCCTCGACGTCGTGATGGACCGCTGCGTGAAGATCGAGCACGCCCGTTTTCACGGCGGGCTTCACCTGGCGGGCTTCGCCACCGGCGTCATCTCCTCCAAGCGGCAGGTCCTCGCCTAAAGCCGCGCGGCACCTCAAGCCGTTACAGGGAGGACTGCGCCGGGCCGCCGCAGGAGGTCGGCCGCGCAGGCCCGGCTAGGAGCCCGGGACCGTGGACGGGACTTCCGGAACCCCCGGGACCGTCGGGAGCGGACTGACTGGAATGCCGCGCCCGTTCTTGCCTTGGAAACCCGGCACGGCCGGGCGCTTGTCAGGCGTGGGAAGCACCCCGTCACGGCCGACCGCAGGAGGCGTCAGGGCCGGAGCGGGGTGTTGCGGCGCCGGGACGGTTGCTACCGGCGACGGCGGCGCCGGGACAGCAGCGCCGGGGGCGGCAGCGGCGGGAGCAGGGGCGGTTCTGGCCGGCGAAGTTTCGACCGGAACGGGCCACTGGGCAGCCGGAATGTCCGTGGGCGCGGTCCCGGCGGGCTTAGGCGCCGGGGCGGGCGTCGGCGTCGGTGCTCCCGGCTTGAAAATGACGGTGAACGTGTGACCCAGGTTCTCTCGGAAGTCCTGACTGGAGGCGGCCACGGCACCGGCACCCAGGCTCATGGCGCCGACGACGGCGCCGCCGATCAAGGCCATCCGGCGTTTGCGGTTGCGGCGATCCGCCAAATTCGGCACGCTCGCGGTGGTGGTGCCGGTATCGGTGTCGGCCGGTGCGCCAGCCTCGGCCGGTGCGCCGGTTACTGCGGGGACGCCGGCCGTCAGCAACGCCGCGAGGTCGCTGCGGGGCACGGGCGCCTCGTCCGGGACCAGGGTCTGGAGTTTTTCGAGGGTGCTGCGGAGCTCGACGGCATCTTCGAGGCCGGAATCACGGAGCATCGCCTGGATGCTGCCATCCTGCTGGGGGTTGCGCGTGCCGGTCATGATGCTGCGTGGTCCTTTTCGGTTACCAGTTCGCGCAGGGCAGTGAGCCCGCGCCGCTGAAGCTGCTTGATGGCACCCGGGGTCTTGCCCATGATGCCGGCCACCTGTTCGATGGAAAGGTCCGCGATGATCCGCAGGACCAAGACCTCCCGTTGCTCCTCGTTGAGCCGGGAAAGTGTGTGGGTCAGGCCGCCGAGCGATCCGAGGGCTTCGTCTTCCGCGGAGGCAGTTAGCCGCGCGTCGTTCAGCGGGTCGTACTCTGCCAGGTGCGGCGTCCGTTCGGAGCGCCTGTGGTGGTCAACCAGCCTGGCATGGGCCACGGAAAAGATGAAGGTCCGCAGACCCTTCTGGCCGCCGGTGATGCCTGCGAGTTTCGGCAGTACATCGACGAAGACGTCCTGGGTCAGCGCCTCGGCGTCGTCGACGCCTTTGGCCCGGAAATAGCCAAGCACCGCGGGGGAAACCACAGTGTAGACAGCGCTGAAGCCCGAGGGGTCGCCAGCGAGCGCGGCTGACAGTTCGTCATCGCTCAGCTGGTCTGCCAAGAGGCGTTCCTTCCGTTACTGCAGGGGGTGCGGCCCCCGATAGCTTAGTGGCCGCACCCCGTCACCTCCGAAGAGAGGCGTTCCGTCTTACTTGTCGAGCTTCGGCAGCTCGACCGACGGTTTGGCCGGAACGGCCGGGACAGCGCGCGTGGCCGCTCCGCCGTCAGCGGCGGGGATAGCCGGGGTGGCTACAGTCACGCCGGCGTGGGCCTTGGCTTCGGCAGCACCCTTGGCGTTGGCAGCGCCGGCGGCACCGGCTACGGAGGCGTCAACA contains:
- a CDS encoding methionine ABC transporter ATP-binding protein, with protein sequence MIQVQNVTTSFTSAGTTFTAVDDVSLRIKRGSIQGIIGFSGAGKSTLLRNINLLERPTSGRVLVDGVDLMSLSDRELRNSRHGIGMIFQHFNLLNNLTAQENVELSLKFAGVGKAERRRRAAETLDIVDLADKAASYPAKLSGGQKQRVAIARALATEPKVLLCDEPTSAVDPRTTSSVLQYLADVNAKFGITIVVVTHEMNVIKAIADNVAVMEDGRVVEQFDLIELERPGFHPATSIGRYLISDKIQLERSARAVPAEVPAAIPSEGLIHV
- a CDS encoding CoA-binding protein — its product is MTHVNDPAVLERLLRTKGRWAIVGLSTNEWRAAYDVALLVRDRLGMEIIPVNLPGDDVHGETGYSSLADIPASKHPLDVVDCFVNSRKVGDVIDQAIAVGAKAVWLQLGVIDEAAAARAKAAGLDVIMNACPAQEAPRLGL
- a CDS encoding ABC transporter ATP-binding protein yields the protein MTAVLYPTSPAAPADVPVGWPSSPALPVSFRSLRRTFGSGPAAHTVLRDISFDVRAGEVLAILGPSGCGKSTLLRAAAGLDAPSSGSVEIGGVPVQGVDSRCAFAFQEPRLLPWHTLQANIAIGLPAATSARDGKAKVARLLELVGLHDFAKHRPREVSGGMAQRAALARALARNPGVLLLDEPFGALDALTRIKMQDLLLEVHRAEPTTVLLVTHDVDEALQLADRIIVLGSDPQSPAGAGESEVPSTDPAVAPAPGAAIVRTVVVPGERPRDRASAELARMRASLLASLGVDGH
- a CDS encoding aliphatic sulfonate ABC transporter substrate-binding protein, with amino-acid sequence MPFARKTTRRSLLTAAAVSAALALTGCVAGEGSGGQQAANAAAAGSGTLNIDFATYNPLSLVIKKKGWLEAALKDQGVSVKWVQSAGSNKANEALRSGAVDVGSTAGSAALLAKANGSPIKTIDIYSQPEWAALVTKAGSGISTVADLKGKSVAATKGTDPYFFLLQSLSEAGLSAKDVTVQNLQHADGRAALENGSVDAWSGLDPIMAGAEQKGAKLFYRNLSFNTYGFLNATEAFLKDKPKQAQAVVNAYEKARAWAVANPDETAQILADAASLDPAVAKTVVLQRSNLDVDPAPGEAQRKVLAKIGPTFVETGDVASQQQIDDAVASLLDDSLVKKADPSAIKDS
- a CDS encoding ABC transporter permease, which translates into the protein MTQLGTPGLASNRVTHGRAATAPATPADAARPTTAPASAGDGSPANGWSPNGILTSGWARLLLGLVIPAAVLAAWQLSTAAGMFSAVQLPPPAMVLEAGLDLLQRGQLGQHVAISTQRVLIGFAAGAALGLVLGSLVGLSRFADALLAPTIGALRAVPSLAWVPLLILWMKIGEDSKITLILIGAFFPVFTTVSLALRHVDRNLVEAARAFGLKGVRLLTTVQLPAVVPAVFSGLRLALAQAWLFLVAAELIASSMGLGFLLTDSQNNGRTDRLLLAIVLLAVIGKATDALLGLAEKWAVKRWA
- the acs gene encoding acetate--CoA ligase, whose amino-acid sequence is MGGETVGVTLTESPVRVPLTEDERIAFWEAAALRLDWEEVPGGSSSTGKPWHTAHRFIPADAQAGAGPQISWFDGGRLNVAYNCVDRHVAAGRGDKVALFFEGEPGDRRTITYVDLQREVSKAANALLDLGIGKGDRVVIYLPVIPETVIITLAVARIGAIHSLVFGGFSAEALRFRVEDTGAKLLVTTDGQFRRGVAVSVKENADAAVAGDNAIEHVLVVNRTTAPEQLDTVPMTAGRDLWWHDAVAHVSDVHEPEAFDAETPLFIMYTSGTTGKPKGLVHTSGGYLTQASWSFEHLFSNPDPALRDSDVHWCTADLAWVTAHTYELYGPLSNGATQVIFEGTPNTPHPGRHFEVIERYRVTQYYTAPTLVRSLMGWFPDGVPDTYDLSSIRLLGTVGEAVNPEAWRWFRSHIGAGTAPVVDTWWQSETGATILSPAPTDTEFKPGCAARPLPGVGTRVVDEAGNTVPPGVHGFIVVDAPGPAIARTVWGNPRRYFDSYWRQYQDQGWFLAGDGAKYDDDGDIWILGRVDDTLNVSGHLLSTIEIESALVTHPDVVEAGVCPVADPKTGHAIVAFVVLQGAAAISSVAAHRASEDIAADLRDHVAKAIGPIAKPRDVVVVADVPKTRSGKIMRRLLTQLFEGTELGDTTSLQNEPSIAGIQQVLRERLTPEKYQK
- the sfnG gene encoding dimethylsulfone monooxygenase SfnG, giving the protein MTDISSVARLSEPLKFAYWVPNVSGGLVVSTIEQRTGWDFEYNKKLARIAENSGFEYALTQTRYAASYGADKQHEATSFSLGLLAATERLKVIAAVHPGMWHPGVLAKYLITADHISNGRAAVNVVSGWLKAEFENFGLEWLEHDERYVRTEEFIRILRGLLTEKNFSQSGKYYNINDFTLQPAPVDVPGRAHPEIFFGGNSTAAQATAGRVADWYFSNGKDLEGFKDNIVGVVAAAGEARRGSEGALAAPKFGLNGFVIARDSEKEARDTLREIVAKAHKPAVEGFRDAVQEAGASTKDGKGMWADSSFEDLIQYNDGFKTQLIGTPEQIAERIVEYKKIGVNLLLTCYLHFQEEVAAFGQDVLPIVRELEADLARKHGTELVPTTGTPATKIEVNA
- a CDS encoding CoA-binding protein, producing the protein MSSEETRTWTGPSAPERLNLLRQAKSIAIVGASDKPSRASYFVATYLQSSTRYKLYFVNPVVKEILGQPTYASLADLPESPDIVDVFRKHDDLPGVLDEAIAAGAKTLWLQLGSWHEDVAKEAEAAGLDVVMDRCVKIEHARFHGGLHLAGFATGVISSKRQVLA
- a CDS encoding RNA polymerase sigma factor; translated protein: MADQLSDDELSAALAGDPSGFSAVYTVVSPAVLGYFRAKGVDDAEALTQDVFVDVLPKLAGITGGQKGLRTFIFSVAHARLVDHHRRSERTPHLAEYDPLNDARLTASAEDEALGSLGGLTHTLSRLNEEQREVLVLRIIADLSIEQVAGIMGKTPGAIKQLQRRGLTALRELVTEKDHAAS